A single region of the Rhipicephalus microplus isolate Deutch F79 chromosome 10, USDA_Rmic, whole genome shotgun sequence genome encodes:
- the LOC142774695 gene encoding uncharacterized protein LOC142774695 isoform X2, giving the protein MAAEAALQGPAVEASKSGSHTLRCPDEQGGSSLVAGERISADFVLPEKTLTSHSVVTKGTCVTGRSQDCSDSTVRGTEQASQDPPEDVSANSSTPECPRENVRFCVPATMSPSMKYKQTIKHLQAKVAAQRKTIKRLRRQPHQAPSSTSKALEVIRPHVTEEVFKLLSAHVRLRPKRKGKRFPVWFKKFAIHLNF; this is encoded by the exons atggctgcagaagctgcactgcaag gacctgcggtagaggcttcaaaaagcggctcccacacattgaggtgccccgatgaacagg gtggcagctcccttgtagctggtgaaagaatttccgctgacttcgtcttgccggagaaaaccttaaccagtcattcagttgtcacaaaaggaacttgtgtgaccg gccgctcgcaagattgttccgacagcactgtccgaggcactgaacaagcttcacaagaccctccagaagacgtctccgccaacagctccacgcctgagtgccctagagaaaatg tgcgtttctgtgtgccagcgacaatgtctccatcaatgaagtacaagcaaaccattaaacatctgcaagccaaagtagcagcacagcggaaaactatcaaaagactgcggagacagcctcaccaagcaccgtcatcgacttcaaaggcccttgaagttatccgaccgcacgtcaccgaggaggtttttaaacttctttctgcacatgttcgcttgaggcccaaacgcaagggcaagcggtttcccgtgtggttcaagaaatttgctATTCACTTAAACTTctga
- the LOC142774695 gene encoding uncharacterized protein LOC142774695 isoform X1 — MAAEAALQGPAVEASKSGSHTLRCPDEQGAFSVAISFFFLPKLTVDQTSAGGSSLVAGERISADFVLPEKTLTSHSVVTKGTCVTGRSQDCSDSTVRGTEQASQDPPEDVSANSSTPECPRENVRFCVPATMSPSMKYKQTIKHLQAKVAAQRKTIKRLRRQPHQAPSSTSKALEVIRPHVTEEVFKLLSAHVRLRPKRKGKRFPVWFKKFAIHLNF; from the exons atggctgcagaagctgcactgcaag gacctgcggtagaggcttcaaaaagcggctcccacacattgaggtgccccgatgaacagggtgcgttcagtgtcgcgatttcttttttttttttaccgaaattgactgttgaccaaacctctgcaggtggcagctcccttgtagctggtgaaagaatttccgctgacttcgtcttgccggagaaaaccttaaccagtcattcagttgtcacaaaaggaacttgtgtgaccg gccgctcgcaagattgttccgacagcactgtccgaggcactgaacaagcttcacaagaccctccagaagacgtctccgccaacagctccacgcctgagtgccctagagaaaatg tgcgtttctgtgtgccagcgacaatgtctccatcaatgaagtacaagcaaaccattaaacatctgcaagccaaagtagcagcacagcggaaaactatcaaaagactgcggagacagcctcaccaagcaccgtcatcgacttcaaaggcccttgaagttatccgaccgcacgtcaccgaggaggtttttaaacttctttctgcacatgttcgcttgaggcccaaacgcaagggcaagcggtttcccgtgtggttcaagaaatttgctATTCACTTAAACTTctga